The DNA region CGACCCGACGGCGCATGCCGAAATGGTGGCCATTCGCAAGGCGGCCGGGATCATCGGGGGATGGAGATTGGAAGGATGCACGTTGTATGTCACGCTGGAGCCGTGCCCCATGTGTGCGGGAGCCATTCTTCAGTCGAGGATCGAACGGGTGGTGTACGGAGCGGAGGACCCCAAGGCGGGGTGTGTCGGAACGCTGATGAATCTCCTGGAGGACTCCCGGTTCAACCACCAATCCGAAGTGATCGCCGGGGTGCTGAAAGAGGAATGCGGCGGAATCCTCACCCGGTTTTTCCGGAAGCTCCGGAAGCGGAACAAAGAACGCAAACAACATGAGCTCCGGACAGCCGAACCCGGGACGGGCTGAAAACAACCTTCCATGCCTCCGGTCGGCTGCCGAACGCCCGATTCTTCCCAAAAATGACTCTTGACATTTTTGAAGTTTTTCTTTAAGATAAATTACTGTCACCGGTTGTTTGTGTGTGCATGTGGAGAGGTGTCCGAGTGGTCGAAGGAGGCGGTCTCGAAAACCGTTGTACCGGGTTGACCGGTACCGTGGGTTCGAATCCCACCCTCTCCGCCAGAATCGACGCAAGCCTTGGAAAATGGGTACATGAAGCGTTCACCCGTTACGTCCCCGCGGACGGAAGGGTGGACGCTTTTCTCATGTATGAAGAATTTTGCAATCCCTGGTAAAAGATCACGGAGAGTATTCTGAAGGGAGGGAAAATTTGGTTTTCATCCGTCGCCGTGAAGGGATGCGCCCTTGAAGCATTCCGGTTGGTTCGCCGGGATGCCCAGACAATCGGGAATCGAGGTGAAACCATCATGAACAACGAGAGATTGACGACTTTGCTCATGGTCCTTTGTTCCCTTCTGGCGGTCGCCAATGTGGCATTCTTGTTGTCCGAATGGAACGAGCCTTCGCAGGATCGAAACATGCCGGTGATGATCCTGAAAGGGAAGGAACAGCCGGCCAAGGAAGAGGTCATGATTGGAGTTTATCCGAAATCCGTGAATATGATGTGGGACGGGACCGAGGCGGATGACAACGGGTCCGTGATGGCGTTGATCGGGGCTTTGGCCGTGACGGCGGCAATCGCCCTTGCCGCGTACGACTTCTTTCGGATCCGTCAAATGCGGGATTCCATGGAAGAGTTGAAGCGTCGGGAAGACGAGTTGGAGAGAAAGACGGAGGAAAAATATGCAAAAAGAATCCGTCAGTTGGAGCAGGCTCAGGAAGCCATGTCAACAGTGATGCAGAAAATGGCTTTTGTGGAAATGAAACTGAAAAAACCGAATGCCATGTTGAACTTATATACATCTCTCATGAGTTATTACGTGGAAAAGGATTGTGCGTCCAGCATCCAGCATTTCAAGGCATTTATCGCGGAGAACAAGAAGCACGAAGGGTTTTTGAACATCAGTTTGTATAAGTTGTACGACAATTGTGGAATGATCGAACAAAACACGGACGAAGTGCTGGACATTCTGACCAAATGTCTGAACAAACAATGTTACGTCGAAACATCCACCGTGTTTGAATATTTGAATGATGCCCAGCAAGACAGACTCCAAAAAGCCATGGCAAGTTATTACGATCAACTGACCGTCGGTGAATTGGAAATGAACAAAGCCGTCAGCAAGCAGTGGGAAAACCTGTTTGAGAAATGTTGCTGACCGTCAAAAAGCCATTGAGTCTGTGAAGGACTCCTTCATGGATTTCATTGGCTTTTTGTGTGGGTCGCAGGGGAATCGGCATTTTCCATCAAATGTCATTGTATGTGGAATTTTGATGTTGGATGAAGGTGGAGTACAAGTCACAGGAGCATACAGCAGACGTGTCATTTCATTTCGCCACCCGTCCCAGATCAAGGGGAGTGGGGCCCTTTTTCCGGGCCGCAGACGGAGGGGATGTCTTTGTCATATGAAAAGGTGTTGCTCCGTTTCAAAAAGATGAACGGTTTCGTGCAGTCTCTGAAAGAGATCCCGGAGGAATGGTGGTTGATGCCGATCGCCGACGGCAAGTGGTCTCCCGCGGAAATCATCGCCCATCTGATTGAGTGGGACCGGTTCCTGCTCGATGGTCGGCTGGATCAGCTCAAGCCCGGCCGAGCTGTGCCATCCGCCTCGGAGCAGGTGGACGGGCTGAACGCCCGGGCCGCCCGGTGGGCTCGGGAGGAAGCCTCGCGGGAGGAAGTGCTGGCGGCTTTCCATTGCGTCCGCACCCGATTGCTTCGGCGCCTGGAAGCGATTCCCGAGCGGGATCGTAAGGAGCCGTTTGCGATTCGGGGCCGCTCCCTGACGCTGACGGAGTATTTGGAGGGATTGGCCGATCATGAGGAATATCATCAAAAGCAAATCGAAGAGTTTCTCCGTCACCGCCGTGAAAAGTGACGGAAAGAGTGATTCACATTAAACGGCGAGAGTTTGAAAAATGTTCCTGACCGCATTCTTTCCGGATGGTTTCCGGACTTCAAGTAAAGACTGTAACCGTGAAGGAATCATGGATCCGTATGGACTTCCGTCGAATCATCGCCCAAGAGAATCGCCCCCGGCTAAGCGGGAGCGACGGTCGGTGATCTATTCTTCCGGATCGGCGATGCGAATGCCTGCCTGTGTTGCCAGCACCATTTGCTCAAGAACGGGCTGAGGCTGCAGATGGGCTCTTTTCAGCGTCACCGCGGTATCCAGCGCGTTTTCCAAAGCGATGAGCAGCCTCGCCGGGGGGAGGAGTCGCGACTGTTTGTCCAGTTCCTCTTTCCATCCGGCAAAGACGGGTTCGTCGATGCCCGAACGCAACCTTGTCAAATCCCGGAACCACAGCACCAACAGGTCCATGATCAACGGGAGCCGATGTTTTCCTTCGTCTCCCGCTGTTGCTTCTTCCTGGGCCGGAAGCAGGGCCGTCGATGAACCCGCCAGGATTTCCCCGGCCCATTCGATGACCCGGCGGACGAGGGCGCAAAACGCATCCGGCTGCTCCCGGAACCGGTTTGCCGCTTCATCCGGCAAATGAGCGAGGATGCGCCTCCACTCATCGGGCACGCCTTCCTCCGACAGTCGGACCTCTTTATGATCCGGATCCGGCTCCCGGAACCGCACTTTTTGACAGCGGGAGAGGATCGTGGGCAGGATGGAATCCGCCTGATCGGTGATCAGGACGGCGATCATCGGGGAAGACGGTTCCTCCAGGAATTTGAGCAGGCTGTTGGCCGCTTCTGCCCTCATTTTGTCCGCTTCCTCCATGATCACCACGCGGGTCACTCCCGGAGGGGCGCCGTATCGGAACTGTTGCTGCAGGGCGCGGAGCTGGTCGATCCTGATCACGGTTCCTTCCGGTGTGAGCGTCACCACGTCCGGATGATTGCCGTGGTCGATTCTTCGGCAATTGACGCATTGATCGCATGCTTCTTCCCGGCCCTCCAGGCAGTTGACCGCTTTGGCCAATTCCAGGGCCGCCGCTTTTTTTCCCGAGCCCGCCGGTCCGTGAAAACAGTACGCATGGGCCACGCGGCCGGTTTTGAGCGCGTTGGTCAGCATCCGCAATGCCCCCGGCTGATGTTTCAGGGCACTCCATGACAACGGGATTCACCTCCGGAATACCACTATGGTTCCATTATAGGGGAAACGTCGGGGTTCGTCCCGGTCTCGATGCGGGCGTGGGAAATTCAGCCACCGGTTGTCGGAAATCGCCTTTTGTGATATGATAGATGAGCCGCGCTAGACGGGGAGCTTGCGGTGCCCTGTAACCCGCAATCCGCACAGCGGGGTCGAATTCCCGTCCGAGGCTTCATCCGTGCGGGATCAGGTCCGTGATCGACGGTGCTGAAGATCGGGTCCTGCGCAACGGAAACCTTCGAACCGTGTCAGGTCCTGACGGAAGCAGCACTAAGGAGGATCTTCCGTGTGCCGCAGGGCAGCCTGGTCCGAGCCGTGGGTCCGGGAGCCGCCCGGGCGGATGTTGTCGGAGACGGGTGCGCGGCATCTTGACAAGGCGGCATCTTGACAAGGCAATGAAGACGTCCGACAGGGCGTTTGGATGATTCAACGTTTCGAAGACAAGCCGAAGGATTTTTTCCTTCGGCTTTTTTTGATGCATTCACCAAGATGGAATCAGTTGGCGCATGACAGGGTACAGGGCCAGACCGAACAGTCCGAACGCGACGGAAGCGGCCAGTGCCGTTTTCACGTTGATGTTTCGGCGGATTTCGCGGATCTGGAGAAACGTCAAACCGGCGACGGGAATCATGATGACGGCGCCATCCGCCCAGCCGGTTTCAACCGTCCGGATGACCTCCGGCAGCACCCAGGTGATCGGGGCGACCAGGCACCAATCACCGAACAGGTTGTTTTTGTGAGAGCCGGCGGCCAAGGCACCGAGGATCGGACACAAGGGGACGGCGGCAACAAACCACGGGGCCGCTTCACGCCATCCGGCAGCAAACGGAACGGACTCACGCAAAACGAACAGCAGATGGTAAAAGACCAGCCACGCCGTCAGGAAGGCTCCCACGACGCAAGTGCCGATCCACATCGCCTTGCGAAAGGCGTTCTCTCTCCGGGTGGCATATACGGCGAGCAACATGGCGACCGCGACCCACGGGGCCGTCGAAGCTCCCAAGGTCAGGAGAACATTCGGCATTTGCCGGAGCCATTGAGCCAGCGTGCCCAGGATCGCTCCCGCGAAGAAAGCATCAAACAGCATCAGCCGGAAAGAAGGATGTCGATCGCTCATTTCAGGTCTCTCTCTCCCCGGGGACAGTTTACCTCAACGTATTCCTTCAGCGCTTCCGGATTTCCGTTTTCGGCTTGGCGAAGCATGTGGTCGAGAGACGATTTTGATTCAGGGGCCAACCAACGTTGAAAATAAAATTTTGTGCCAATCGAGAGGACTTGGTTCAAGGCCTGTTTTCGTTCCTCTCCGGAGATTCCCGGATCCACGAACCGGCTGGTCCATGAGCAGAACCAGTACCAATCGGCTTCCTGTTTTCCGCTTCCTGCTTCATACCGCTGGTTTCCGAAATGCAAGACAGCCGGTGAATCCGGCCATTTCCAACCGGGAGCCAACTTTAGCGTTTCCGCTTCCTTCCGGTACTCCATCAGCACCTCTTCCGCGGAAAGAAAGACTTTTTCCCGGGCATCATAATCAGGGCGTACGGACCGATCATTGCGGACAGGAACAGAATCCCCGCGACATACAGGATCAGACGAACATGCTTCAATGGATGGCTTCCCTCCGTCAAGCAGGAGACTCCCCGCGGACATTGACAAACCTTGCAGTTGTTTCTGATTTCTTGGTCGGATTTCCTGTCGCAACCTTGATCCCACGAAGCGGTTGTCTTGCAGCGCGAACAACGAAACCGCGCCCCTTTCATCAATGCTTCATGTCGGACAACGTTCACATCTTTCATTCCGATGTCCCCGTTTCGCCATGGTTCCCGGTTCGTGCGGCAAAGCTCGATGGATGTCGGCACGGGGAACGGGCGGATCCCGTTTGTCCGACGGAACGGGAGATTGTTCCACGAGATGGCGGAAATTTTGGAAAAATTTCGCCCGATGACGCCTTGATTAGAAGGAAGAGGAAGAAACAAAGAGAATAAGAAATTCAGGACAATATGGATAAAGTTGGAATGGATACGGTGGATTCACGCAGGAAGGGGGTGGCCGGGTAACGCCTGCCAATGGTTTTTCATCTCCGTCAAGGCAAGCTGCGGGCGTGAAAACGGAGCGTTCCTCGCAGAAGGGCGTGATGGTTGGTTGAGTCCGACATGCCGTGTTTTGCCGAAACCCTCCGGCCTGATCCGGCAGAGGGAATGGGTTGGAATGGAAGCTTTGGATGTGGCGGTGCGATGAATATGATGGATACGAACGTTCAGATCCTGACAGGAAACGACGAACAAAGGTCATATCACGCGCTACCCCTTTTTCCCGTGACCACCAGTGAGCAAATCGCTTCCCGGCTGATCGCCGAGATCCACGTCGGCATCATTCTTCTTGATCAATGTCAGACGATCGTGGAAATCAACCAGGCGGCGTGCGACTTGCTGGGAATCCCGAGATCGAGCGCTCTGGATCGCTCCTGGGAAGAAGTGGTGGCGCTTCTTGATTTGGCTGCGGCGGAACGTGAGCGGTTTGCGGAATTTCCGGGGAAGAACCCGCGGGAACGGAAGAAATCCGAAGTGTACTGGAACATCGGCGGCACTCCCCGTTATCTGGCCCTGACCGTCCAGCCGTTCACGGGAGACGACGGAGAAGTCGGAGGTCAGGTTCTCACCATCGAGAACGTGACGGAGATCCGGTCGCTGGAACTTCAGGTTCAACGGAACAACCGGCTGGCGACCATCGGTCAGATCGCGGCCGGTACCGCTCATGAAATTCGAAATCCGCTGACCGCCATCCGCGGATTCCTGCAAGTGATCGGTCATCGGCTGAAGGAGAACGGACAGCAGAAAGAACAGGGATACATCGAAATCATGCTGAAAGAGATCGGACGCATCAGCAACATGGTGGGGGAATTCCTGCTCCTGAGCAAACCGCGTCAGGTCGATCTGCAAACGGTCAGCGTCAACAAAGTGCTCAAGGAGATCCTGCCCATCATCAAAAATGAGGCTCTTCTCCACAACGTCGACATGCAGATCGACAAAAAGCTGCCGGTCAACCCGATGGTGATGGCCAACGGGGAACAGTTGAAGCAGGTGTTCCTCAACCTGTGCAAAAACGCCATTGAGGCGATGGAAGACGGGGGTTTGCTCACCATCCGGCTCTCTCTCAGGGAGTCGGAGGACCGGCTGATGGTGGAGATCAGCGACACGGGGCCGGGAATCCCCGATACCCAAAAAGTGTTTGAACCGTTTTACACCACCAAGGAGAACGGTACGGGACTGGGACTTCCCATCTGCCGCCAGATCCTGAGTGAAATCGGCGGCACCATCGAGTTGACTTCATCGTCGTCCGGCACCGTGGTCCTGGTGGGACTCCCTCTGGTTCAGTCATGAGCTTCGGCCGCAAGCGGACCGGAGACCTTGTTGTTTCACCTGAAAACCCGCTGTTTCGGCGGGTTTTGTTTCTTTTGGAAAAGAGAATGGCGGTGTAGTATGATAAAAGGGAGTGTACAATAACCCCGCCGGGGAAGGTTGGAGTGTTTGGATTGTCCTACCGAGCACTGTATCGGGTTTGGAGACCGCAACGATTCGATGATGTGGTGGGCCAGGAGCATGTGACCCAGACACTGAAGAATGCCCTTCGCGAAGGGCATCTTTCCCATGCCTATCTGTTTCACGGACCTCGCGGTTCGGGCAAAACGAGTGCCGCCAAGATTCTGGCCAAGGCGGTCAATTGCCTGAACGGCCCCGCTCCGGAACCGTGCAACGATTGCGAAATCTGCAAGCGCATCACGGAAGGAAGCGTCATGGACGTGATCGAAATCGACGCCGCTTCCAACCGCGGTGTCGATGAAATCCGGGAATTGCGGGACAAGGTGAAGTATGCTCCCTCGGAGGTTCGGTACAAGGTCTATATCATCGATGAAGTCCACATGTTGACCACGGAAGCGTTCAACGCGCTCCTCAAGACATTGGAAGAACCCCCGGGTCACGTGATTTTCATTTTGGCCACCACCGAACCGCACAAGCTGCCCCCCACCATCATTTCCCGATGCCAACGTTTCTCGTTCCGGCGCCACACGGCCGAACAGATCGTGGGCAGGCTCCGCTTTGTGCTCGAATCGATGAACGTCAATCATGAAGAACGGGCGCTCTGGGCGGTGGCCAAAGCGGCCGACGGCGGGATGCGCGACGCGCTCAGTTTGCTGGACCAGGCACTTGCCTACGCGGGGGAAACACTCGATGAGGAATCGGTTCTCTCCGTGACCGGTGCGGCCGACGGCCGGATGGTGGTGGAACTGTTCCGGACCGTGATGGCCGGAAAGACGGCCGACGCCCTTCAACGGTTGAATGATTGTTTCAGAGAAGGAATGGAACCGGACCGGCTGGTCGACGAATGGATCCGACTGGTTCGGGATTTGCTTCTTTACAAAGCGGCTCCCGGCCTGGAAGATTTGAAAATGTCTCTTTCCATGTACGGGGATCTGCCTGAATTGGCCGAAACCCTGTCCATCGGACGGTTGAGCGGCATCATCGATCAATTGTCACAAACGGCCAGACAGATGAAGTGGTCGACCCACCCCCGCTTTTTGCTCGAAGCAGCCATCATTCGCATGACGGGATCGGACGGCGGCGAAGCTCCGATTGCCTCTTCCGAATGGGCGCGCCTCGAGGCGAGAGTTCGCGAGCTGGAGCAGAAGCTGGCCCGGTTGCAGGAAGGGCAAGGATTCCAGTCGGGACCGGGAAAAACCGCCGAATCTCCGGCAAAACCCGTTCGAACGTCCGAACTTCGCGATTCGGGAGGATCCGTCGCGCTGGAGCAATGGGTTCGGGAGACGGTGCCCGCCCGTTTGGCGGAAATCCGAAAGGCATGGCCGGAAATTCTTCACCGTGTGAAAGAAGAAAAAATCATGGTTCATGCCTGGTTGGTGGACGGGGAGCCGGTCGGGGCGACGCCGGACAGTGTCATTGTCGGTTTCAAAAGCAAAATCCATCGCGAAACGACCGAGAAACAGGCTCACAAGGAACTGATCCAGCGAGTGCTGTCCCAGGTGACCGGTCAACCGCTCAAACTTCGGACGGTGATGACGGCGGACTGGAAGCGGGTGGCCTCCCGAAGGGCTTCGGAATCCGACGAAGGATCGGCCGACGAGGAGGAATCTTCCGCTGACGTGGTGAAACGTGCGGTGGAATTGTTCGGGGAACAACTGGTCAAGGTGATGGATACCTGATGATGACGGAGGGGTACGCATCATGATGAGAAACATGAATCAAATGATGAAGCAAGTGAAGAAAATGCAACAGGAGATGGTCAAGGCACAGCAGGAGTTGGAGCAGAAGGAAGTGACCGGAACGGCGGGCGGAGGCGTGGTCAAGGTTCGCATGAACGGTCACAAGCAACTCCTCGGCGTGGAAATCGCTCCGGAAGCGGTGGATCCCGACGATGTGGAAATGCTCCAGGACCTGATCACCGCCGCTTTCAACGACGCCATGAAACAGGTGGATGAATTGGTGGCCAAAGGCCTCGGGAAGTTCACCGGCGGTTTGAATATTCCCGGGCTGTTCTGAGTGAGGGGGAGCCGGGTTTGTACATTCCTGAACCGATATCCAAATTGATCGAAGGCTTCATGCGCCTTCCCGGCATCGGTCCGAAAACGGCACAGCGCCTGGCTTTTCACGTCCTGACGATGGATGAAGAGGATGTGATGGATCTGGCCAAGGCGCTCATGAGGGCCAAACGGGACTTGTTCACCTGCTCCGTCTGCGGCAACATCACGGACAGCGATCCTTGTTTCATTTGTGCGGACAAAAGCAGGGACCGGTCGGTGATCTGTGTGGTGCAAGACACCAAGGACCTTTTGGCGATGGAGCGCACCCGGGAATATTCCGGGCTTTATCATGTGCTGCACGGGGCCATTTCCCCGATCGAAGGGATCGGTCCTGAAGAATTGAAGATTCCGCTGTTGCTCAAGCGGCTCGAAGATGAAACGGTCAAGGAACTGATTCTTGCCACCAACCCCAACATCGAGGGAGAGGCCACCGCCATGTACCTGTCCCGACTGGTCAAACCGTTCGGGCTGAAGGTCACCCGGATTGCACACGGCTTGCCGGTCGGCGGGGATCTGGAATATGCCGATGAAGTGACGTTGGCCAAGGCGCTTGAAGGAAGGCGGGAATTGTGAAACCGGTGCGGTCCGCTCCGTGTTTCCGGGATTGCCGGCTGAACGTTCGTAAAGCCGGCGTTTTTTATTTTGGCCGGAAGCTTCACGCCGGGGCATCCGCCGGTCGTGAATCGCGGTCGCTCGGTGCGTTTTGGGGCGGCGAACGAAAACCGTGTGTGCAAGACGTTGGACGATTGCGGCGGTCGGCGCCTTTCCCTCGCTGCTTTTCCCGTGGACTGCTCGGAGTTTGAACCGGTGAAAGTGAACCGTTGGAATGCAATCCCTTTCGTTGTCTCGACAAGGGCGCCTTTTTCGTGCCGGCCGTTATAGCGGAGGATTCTCCTTCATAGATATGAGACCGAGAGCTTGTACGAAAGGCGGTGCGAAGATGGAAAGCCTCAAATGGTGGGCGATCGCGGGAGCAGGCGGGCTTTTGGTGTTGATGGCGGCTTCCAGGTCGGTGGTCCGTCCGCTCCGATGGATCTGGTACGGCCTGATTTCCGCCGCGGTCGGAGCGTTGGTGCTGTTCGTGGTCAATCTGCTTGGTCAAGCGATCCATCTGCATATTCCGATCAATCCGGTGACGGCGTTGATTGCGGGAGTTTTGGGGATTCCCGGAGTCTGTTATCTCGCTGCCGTTCAATGGATTTGGTTTGCGGGATAAAAAAATCTCAAAAAAGGTGTTGACTCTTTTTGAGGGTGTGTGCTAGTATATGACTTGTCGCCGCGAGAGAGCGGAGGCGATGAAAAATGAAAGTGTTCCTTGAAAACTGAAGAGTGAACTTGCGAACCTGTCGGTTCACTTTGAGTCGACGGATCGGAAGATCCGGATACACTCTTTGATGGAGAGTTTGATCCTGGCTCAGGATGAACGCTGGCGGCGTGCCTAATACATGCAAGTCGAGCGGTCCTTCCTTCGGGAAGGGCAGCGGCGAACGGGTGAGTAACACGTGGGCAACCTGCCCGCAAGACCGGGATAACTTCGGGAAACCGGAGCTAATACCGGATACGCTCATCCGCCGCATGGCGGATGAGGGAAAGGCGGCTTCGGCTGTCACTTGCGGATGGGCCCGCGGCGCATTAGCTTGTTGGTGAGGTAACGGCTCACCAAGGCGACGATGCGTAGCCGACCTGAGAGGGTGATCGGCCACACTGGGACTGAGACACGGCCCAGACTCCTACGG from Staphylospora marina includes:
- the tadA gene encoding tRNA adenosine(34) deaminase TadA, whose protein sequence is MNHEHYMKKALEEAEKAEEIGEVPIGAVIVKDGEIIATGYNLRETTHDPTAHAEMVAIRKAAGIIGGWRLEGCTLYVTLEPCPMCAGAILQSRIERVVYGAEDPKAGCVGTLMNLLEDSRFNHQSEVIAGVLKEECGGILTRFFRKLRKRNKERKQHELRTAEPGTG
- a CDS encoding DinB family protein, which encodes MSYEKVLLRFKKMNGFVQSLKEIPEEWWLMPIADGKWSPAEIIAHLIEWDRFLLDGRLDQLKPGRAVPSASEQVDGLNARAARWAREEASREEVLAAFHCVRTRLLRRLEAIPERDRKEPFAIRGRSLTLTEYLEGLADHEEYHQKQIEEFLRHRREK
- the holB gene encoding DNA polymerase III subunit delta', with amino-acid sequence MSWSALKHQPGALRMLTNALKTGRVAHAYCFHGPAGSGKKAAALELAKAVNCLEGREEACDQCVNCRRIDHGNHPDVVTLTPEGTVIRIDQLRALQQQFRYGAPPGVTRVVIMEEADKMRAEAANSLLKFLEEPSSPMIAVLITDQADSILPTILSRCQKVRFREPDPDHKEVRLSEEGVPDEWRRILAHLPDEAANRFREQPDAFCALVRRVIEWAGEILAGSSTALLPAQEEATAGDEGKHRLPLIMDLLVLWFRDLTRLRSGIDEPVFAGWKEELDKQSRLLPPARLLIALENALDTAVTLKRAHLQPQPVLEQMVLATQAGIRIADPEE
- a CDS encoding two-component system sensor histidine kinase NtrB produces the protein MNMMDTNVQILTGNDEQRSYHALPLFPVTTSEQIASRLIAEIHVGIILLDQCQTIVEINQAACDLLGIPRSSALDRSWEEVVALLDLAAAERERFAEFPGKNPRERKKSEVYWNIGGTPRYLALTVQPFTGDDGEVGGQVLTIENVTEIRSLELQVQRNNRLATIGQIAAGTAHEIRNPLTAIRGFLQVIGHRLKENGQQKEQGYIEIMLKEIGRISNMVGEFLLLSKPRQVDLQTVSVNKVLKEILPIIKNEALLHNVDMQIDKKLPVNPMVMANGEQLKQVFLNLCKNAIEAMEDGGLLTIRLSLRESEDRLMVEISDTGPGIPDTQKVFEPFYTTKENGTGLGLPICRQILSEIGGTIELTSSSSGTVVLVGLPLVQS
- the dnaX gene encoding DNA polymerase III subunit gamma/tau; its protein translation is MFGLSYRALYRVWRPQRFDDVVGQEHVTQTLKNALREGHLSHAYLFHGPRGSGKTSAAKILAKAVNCLNGPAPEPCNDCEICKRITEGSVMDVIEIDAASNRGVDEIRELRDKVKYAPSEVRYKVYIIDEVHMLTTEAFNALLKTLEEPPGHVIFILATTEPHKLPPTIISRCQRFSFRRHTAEQIVGRLRFVLESMNVNHEERALWAVAKAADGGMRDALSLLDQALAYAGETLDEESVLSVTGAADGRMVVELFRTVMAGKTADALQRLNDCFREGMEPDRLVDEWIRLVRDLLLYKAAPGLEDLKMSLSMYGDLPELAETLSIGRLSGIIDQLSQTARQMKWSTHPRFLLEAAIIRMTGSDGGEAPIASSEWARLEARVRELEQKLARLQEGQGFQSGPGKTAESPAKPVRTSELRDSGGSVALEQWVRETVPARLAEIRKAWPEILHRVKEEKIMVHAWLVDGEPVGATPDSVIVGFKSKIHRETTEKQAHKELIQRVLSQVTGQPLKLRTVMTADWKRVASRRASESDEGSADEEESSADVVKRAVELFGEQLVKVMDT
- a CDS encoding YbaB/EbfC family nucleoid-associated protein — translated: MRNMNQMMKQVKKMQQEMVKAQQELEQKEVTGTAGGGVVKVRMNGHKQLLGVEIAPEAVDPDDVEMLQDLITAAFNDAMKQVDELVAKGLGKFTGGLNIPGLF
- the recR gene encoding recombination mediator RecR yields the protein MYIPEPISKLIEGFMRLPGIGPKTAQRLAFHVLTMDEEDVMDLAKALMRAKRDLFTCSVCGNITDSDPCFICADKSRDRSVICVVQDTKDLLAMERTREYSGLYHVLHGAISPIEGIGPEELKIPLLLKRLEDETVKELILATNPNIEGEATAMYLSRLVKPFGLKVTRIAHGLPVGGDLEYADEVTLAKALEGRREL
- a CDS encoding pro-sigmaK processing inhibitor BofA family protein, with the translated sequence MESLKWWAIAGAGGLLVLMAASRSVVRPLRWIWYGLISAAVGALVLFVVNLLGQAIHLHIPINPVTALIAGVLGIPGVCYLAAVQWIWFAG